Sequence from the Platichthys flesus chromosome 2, fPlaFle2.1, whole genome shotgun sequence genome:
AATCGTATCTCCCTGTTCACTAAATCAACCCAAAGCTGTCAGACACCGAAAACCTCCCTCGCTCATGAAATATAGATGCTCCCTGCTATTGTTAGATATTAGGAACATGATGATCAATCAAAATGTCTCATCCAAGGCACATTAGGAAACCACTGCGTGTTCTTAGAGTCGCTTTGGAATAAATGTCCTTGTCAGTCTAAACTTGCCCTTTTTACGGACTGTACTGCAGCTGTAGTAGAGAATCACAGTAGCTGCAGGGCAGtaacatattttatttctcGTTATTTCTGGTGCTGTTCTCCATTGAAtgttgatttttattattaatttcctTTCCTTTAAAGTCTGGGCTAAGCAACAAATAGAATTTGAGACATAACGGCTTTTTGAAATACCCTTATTTATTTTGCCTCCGGAAAATCACATAAAACATTATCAGACTGCAGGGACTGGTGATGTGGAAAAGCCAAATAAGATTGCTCTAATCAGTTTGTATTGGAAGCACATTCCATCAAGAGGCAGTCCAGATGAAAACTGACCTCAGTGAGCCTCACAATGATACTGGTACTGATATTTCAATGGCAGGTAAAAGTGAATATATAATGCTCTAACATTGGCTTATCTCCATATGCAAATCAGCCTAAAGTTATCCAGAGTCAAATATACATCCGTCTCTAATCTAAACAGCTAATCCTTTGAGTGTAgcaggctggagccaatcccagtggGGCATGAGGGAGTGTACACCCAAGGCAGGTCGCCGCTATATTGCAGGACCAATATTTAGATTGATTTATTCACACCTAGGTTCAATTTAGAGTGTTGAATTAATCCAACCCCaggctgcatgtctttggatggTGGGATGAAGCCggagtacccagagaaaacccacacagacccAAGGAGAACaagcaaactccacacagaaagactcTGGgcaaactgggattcaaaccgacAACCTTCTTGCTTTTAGGCGACAGTGCTTAGCAAGTatgatttttttggggggctttttAAAAAACGATGTACACAGAGCCCTTTTCCTTACTGTGAGGTAAAAGTCATATAATAAGTAACATTTCTTCATTAGCAAATAAAAGGTATCAGGACagaaccctcaatgaatatcaacgaaagaggagatgggacccagcccggaggaagcccggggcccccgtctggagctaggcccagacggagggctcgatggcgagcgtctggtggccgggtttgccacggagcccggtcgggcatagcccgaacaaactacgtggcaccccccctctcttcatctcatgggcccaccacctgtgggaagacccgttggggtcgggtgcgcagccacatgggtggcagcgaaggtagggggtctcgacggaccagacccgggcggcagaagctggctctggggacgtggaacgtcacctcgctgtggggaaaggaaccggagcttgtgagggaggtggagcgctatcagttagatctggtggggcttacctccacgcacagtctcagctctggtaccgtactcctggataagggttggactttattcttctccggagttgccaagggcgtgaggcgtcgggcgggtgtggggatactcataaatccccggctgagcgccgcggtgttggagtttaccccggtagacgagagggtcgcctccctgcgcctaagggttgtaggggggaaaactctgactgttgtttgtgcgtatgcaccaaacagcagttcagagtactcggccttcttggagaccctgaatggagtcctgtatggggctccagtaggggactccgtagttctgctgggtgacttcaacgcccacgtgggcaacgatggagacacctggagaggcgtggtggggaggaacggcctccctgatctgaacccgagcggtcgtttgttattggacttctgtgctagccatggattgtccataacaaacaccatgttcgaacataagggtgctcataagtgtacctggtaccagagtaccctaggccgaagatcaatgatcgattttgtgatcgtgtcatctgatctgaggccgcatgttttggacactcgggtaaagagaggggcggaactgtcaaccgaccaccatctggttgtgagttggatcagggagtgggggaaatttccggatagacctggtaagcccaaacgagtagtgcgggtgaactgggaacgtctggaggaggcccccgtcctaggtatcttcaactcacacctccggcggagtttttctggcattcctgtggaggttgggggcattgagccggagtgggcggtgttcaaagcctccattgctgaagctgcggcggctagctgtggcctcagggtcttaggctcctcaaggggcggtaaccctcggacaccgtggtggacaccggtggtcagggaagccgtccgattgaagaaggaggccttccgggatatgatatcctggaggactcctgactcggttgcagggtaccgacaggcccgaagggctgcagctgctgccgtgtcggaggctaagcagcgggtgtgggagaagttcggagaggtcatggagaaggactttcggtcggcaccaaagtgtttctggaagactatccggcacctcaggagggggaaacggggaaccatccaagctgtgtacagtaaggatgggactctgttgacctcaactgaggaggttgtcggacgttggaaggaacactttgaggaactcctgaatccgaataacacgccctctatgttggaggcagagctcgaggttgatggtgtttcatcgtcaatttccctggtggaggtcactgaggtggtcaaacatctccgcagtggcaaggccccagggattgatgagatccggccagaaatgctaaaggctctgggtgttgaggggctgtcatggttgacacgcctattcaacatcgcgtgggagtcgggtacagtgccaaaggagtggcaaactggggtggtggttcccctgttcaaaaagggggaccagagagtgtgtgccaattaccggggcatcacacttctcagcctccctggtaaagtctactccaaggtgctggaaaggagggttcggccgatcgtcgaacctcagattgaagaggaacaatgcggttttcgccccggacgtggaactacagaccagctcttcactctcgcaaggatcctggagggggcctgggagtatgcccatccggtctacatgtgttttgtggatctggagaaggcgtatgaccgggtcccccgggagaaactgtgggaggtgctgcgggagtatggggtaagggggtctatcctcagggccatccaatccctgtactcccaaagcgagagctgtgttcgcgtcctcggcagccagtcagtttcgttctcagtggatgctggtctccgccagggctgcgccttgtcaccaatcctgtttgtgatatacatggacaggatatcgaggcgtagtcgtggtggggaggggttgcagttcggtggtctgaggatctcgtcactgctttttgcagatgacgtggtcctcattggatcatcggcctgtgaccttcagcactcactggatcggctggtggccgagtgtgaagcggctgggatgaggatcagcacctctaaatctgaggccatgactcttagcaggaaaccgatggattgcttactccgggtaggaaatgagtccttagcccaagtgaaggagttcaagtaccttggggtcttgttcgcgagtgagggtactatggagcgtgagattggccggagaatcggagcagcgggggcggtattgcgttcgctttaccgcaccgttgtaacgaaaagagagctgagccgcaaggcaaagctctcgatctaccggtcgatcttcgttcctatcctcacctatggtcatgagggctgggtgatgaccgaaaggacgagatcacgggtacaagcggccgagatgagttttctcagaagggtggctggcgtctcccttagggatagggtgagaagctcagccatccgtgaggaactcggattagagccgctgctccttcacttagaaaggagtcagctgaggtggttcgggcatctggtaaggatgcccactgggcgccttccttgggaggtgtttcaggcacgtccagtggggaggagacctcggggaagacccaggactaggtggagagattatatctcaacactggcctgggaacgcctcgggatccccccgtcagagttggtcaatgtggcccgggaaagggaagtctggggccccctgcttgagctgctccccccgcgacccgaccccggataagcggatgaaaatgagatgagatgagaggacAGAAGAATCAACACTGATGCTCAAACAACAGACTGTGGCGGCTGATTGCACAGCAGGCGAGTTATCACCCTGTGAGAGCAGAGGAAGTGTCTTACACCGGGTCATCTATTAGCAACTGGATTAATCTGCATAAAAGTGGAAGGTTACTACAATAACTTCTGTTTATTCTAAATATATCAGCTACACGTCTCCCTTAGTCGACCTGGCTTCCTTCCTCTGGACCTCCTGGTCGTTGgtgctgtgttgtgtgcatCCACCATATCCTGACACGTCACTGCAAATCCCAGAGACAGAAGGGCCTATTGATTCGATAACTTTGTTCTCATTATTCATGGCTGCTGGCAGATGTAACTTTATTGTCACAActaaaacagaataaattgtTATGATTGTGATGAGGTTCACAGCAATGACTGAGTATTCCTTCACATCTCGGGAGGCACATGTCGTTTTTTTTAGGTTGCGACAGTCCGACTCTTCCTGATGAAGCCAACTTACAACCAAATATGGAAATAATGTGTTGCTGCAAAGTAGCGCTTTTAGTTATTTCGATCACAAACAATTCCTCTTCGTTTTGTTGAGGTATAAATAAATAGCCGTTCACCTTATAGCAGTTACACggataaaaaatgaaaaaatctcTACATGGaattcaatattaaatatataaggCATCAGAATTTGacgttttttttatcacacctcCCTTCATTTGTACTCGCTTGTTGACAGGCGACCGCTCATTCAACTTATTTATTTGGAAAGAACCCCACCAAGTGTTGTATATATGTTACTACAGAGCAACACAGAGTGGACTCTGGCAACgcaacaataatttagtttttcaaaataCTTCCAAGCTTTAAGCACATGATGTGTTTGAGGACTTAACTTGACATTTTGAATTTTTGAAGGATTTTTTAGGAAGCTGCGGGACTCAATTGCAGTAATTGAGAAAATTGTGCAACTCGTCAGAAAAAACGAAAATATCAACAGTAGTCCCAGTAAACCCTGACAGCATGACAAGAGACATGCACAATTATGTTAACACCCATGTTGCATACCACTGTAACATTTCAAGTTGTCTTTTCCGCATAATATCAATCAGATCGTAAATGAAAAAGATCTGTTGCTTAGAAGAAAGAATAACAGAAGTGTATTGAATTCACTTCAGTAAAAACTTAATTGACGATACAGCTCAAAATACATTCCGCCTGACTAATCCTAAAATCTCCTGTAATAAGCCCAAAAAAGGTAAATACCATCTCTATTACACGTACATAAGTTAGCTGAATAAGAGCTGCTCTTGGGATGTTGAATCAGAttaaattatcattatcatttatcTTTCTTGTGAAACtctctgaaaaacagaaaacactttaatcaaGTGAATGCAGTACACTTTAATACTCTATTATTATTGATCTCAAATGAACTTTCTGATGAATAAATAACGGGGAAAAAGTGAATCTCTACTGTCTAAAACAGAGAGTGCAGATCGCACTCAAGCTTCATCAGATCCGTTTCATGACAGACTTTTAAAGTTGgctttgttcacacacacacacacacacaatacaaggCAATAAGAATTGATACTCAATGActactttattaaaaaataacatttaatttgcaATAATACAACATTGTCGagtggagtgtgtgagtgtgtgtgcaagcggAAGAAATGGTGTCCAAGAAAAGATGTGAAGGTTGCTGGTCAGCTGTGAGGACATGCTGTAGTCGTCTCATGATGCATTCATCACACATGGATGGAGAACTTGGCCAGGATTTGGCATCCTGAGCTCTGACACAGTCTGaaggtttcattttgttttgctcatcTTTATTATAAGCAGGGACTAATTCAATGGGGGGAAAAACTCCCATATCCTGAGTTTCTGACTTGTGTGATAGCAGTATTTAGTCAGAGGTAAGTAAATTTGGATTGCCCTTGTGTCATGTATGCAGCTTTAGTCCTGAGAGGAGAAAGGTAACTGTAGGgtctactgtttttttttgggggggggggggggcaggcaatCCATGATGGGCAGAGGAAATAGCCAATTCCATCATCAAATCAACCACAGCGGAGAGCAAATCTGAGACCactgaaaaacaacagataTGTTCAGCTAATACTGTATGGCCCTAATGTAGAGTGAATGTCTGCATCGTCTCGGATAGATGCCATAGTTCATgtcatttcaaaaataaaacaaaaacaccacaatGTTCCTAAGTGTATGGTAGACTGAGACTAGtgttattttacaaaatgtcatTATTTCACAAAATAGTGGAGCAGTCTCCCAAGAGATGTGTCCTTGTTTCAGTGGACAATATGAAGCACTGACGATGTGGGGTGGCAGTTTTCATCTCTGCAACAATGTAACAGCACCGAGAAGCAAAAGAAACAGACGTAATGACGGAGACAAGTGCGAGATCAGACTCCTTGTAAACAAGTCCAAATGTCTAAGGGGGGGCGTTTCAtgatcttttttgtttgttaaaaatgctacattaaaaacaaactcctATTGGCAGTGTTAGACTAATCCAAATAACACACAGGCTTTCCCTGCCAATCCTCTAGTTAAGTTAGAAACTGGAGATGATTTCTCAAACAGACCCATTCTTAATTTTAGGTCCTAAAATAATGTTTATGAGATAAATGTCAAGTCTGCAGATTTGAAACTTTGTAGCGATGAAGTGACTGGTTGATAACTGTGCTGGATATTGTTGCATTTCTTAATGCATCTCAGTTTCAAGGCATGTGTGGAAGACTTCATCATGCTAATTAGAAGACTAAGGAAAGGCTAGGTTATTTAAAAGGCTAGTTAATAACTTGAAATGTGTCTTGGAGATGTAATACTCTGAGACAGGTAGAAAATTAAGTAAATGGCTAATACAAAGTCTACTGAGGAACTATGGCGTGGAGTATTAggatagattaaaaaaacaatctttctCCAAGAGCTGCAGAATCCCTAGTTCTTggacaggaggaagaagaaaaaaagcttcgGTGGCAGCGATTTTAGCTTTTTGTAGAAAAGTTTCCCACATCAATATGATTCACAAACTGGGTTTTTTCAACAACACCCTTGCATCATTGCCCTGAGAAATATGTTCCCTCGCGGCTATGGGTCTGGAGATGCCTTTTGATTTTGTCAGAGCGGCTGAAGCACTTGCCGCACACGGGGCAGCTGTATGGCTTCTCCCCGGTATGGATCCTCATGTGGACCTTCAGGTGAGCCATCTGCGTGAAGCCCTTCCCACAGATCTGGCACCGGAATGGTTTTTCACCCGTGTGGCTCCGCTGGTGCTCCTGGAGTCTACCAGATGAGCTGCAGCATTTCCCACATACACCACAGCGGTACGGTTTTTCCCGTGTGTGCACTTGTACGTGCACGTGCAAGTGGCCAACGTGACTAAATGCCTCGCCGCAAACCTTGCAGCAGAAAGACGACATGTGTGCTTGTAGGGGAGATTTCTGATTGGGGCATTCCACGGCATTGGCTGCTTGGTTGCGCATGTGAGAGGCCTGTGCTCTGCTAGCTCCAGTTCCAGCTCCCTTAGCACCAACCATCTGTCCTCCATTGTCCACGCCAATAATATCAATGTTGTTCTCATTTGAGCAGTTTGGGTTGACCGGTGCCAGAGGCTGGGCACCGCTGTTGGAGGACGTTGAGCCTCTGTGGCCTCCTCCGCTCTCTGCCTTCACATGCCTGGAGGGGCCACGGGAGCCGggatccctctctctgttctccacACCCTGACTCTGAGGGAGGTTGGATGTGTGGGGGCCTTCCTGGGGATATTCATTTCCGACACGTGGAGGAGTGAACATGTTCTCCGGTGTGGTGCAAGAGCCGTGCCCCCgaagctgctcctctcctgGGTTGGCCCGGAGATCTCTTTTATCCTTGATCTGAATTGGAATGCGCTCCTCGTGCCCCATGCTGGGACTCCACTCGCGTCGTGGATGCtcaccatcctcttcctccagcagcgCCATGGATGGACGATCTAAGAATGCAACGGAAGCAAAATGTTAAGTCTACAGTATCATTGGGGTGTTGGAAGCTTTTAGGTGTTCTGATCCTCTCAGTTCAAACCAATTTTTCATCAACAAAAATGTGTCCACTCAACTCTCATTGATATACATATGCCACAAGGCTTCCGCGCTTCACAGAATTTCATGGTTTGAAAAGGATATGACTATCTAATTATCAAAATGGACTTTTAAGTCAACTTAATCGTAGTTAAGCACAAGTCAAGAAACTGTAAATCTAAAGCAAAGCCTCAAAAGCAAGTGCAGTATTAGGGCTGGATATTTATTGCATATTACTTACAATAAGAGCAGATAGCAATGTATACTGTACCCAAAGCTCAGTATGCATTGTTGGATTGCTTGATGTAATGATGTACAACTcataattgttttaaatgttctaCCTCAGATTAGTAAAGTGTTTTTACTGCCTATTTTAAAAACCACAactttcactcaggagcaaaaatctcaacttaaaataaataataacggTACAATTATCATGATCATAATGgatattgacaaaaaaaattcaTCATAATAACCTTTTATCACCTTATCGCCCAGTCCCCATGACGCATCCTTCTGTAAAACCCCTCTTTATCAATGGAGCAAAGCACTGGACTCACTATCAGAACATAATAGAAGAATCACAGCTGTGGTGAAACACATGTCTAAGCTCTCATGTGCTGT
This genomic interval carries:
- the LOC133964108 gene encoding zinc finger and SCAN domain-containing protein 22-like isoform X2 produces the protein MALLEEEDGEHPRREWSPSMGHEERIPIQIKDKRDLRANPGEEQLRGHGSCTTPENMFTPPRVGNEYPQEGPHTSNLPQSQGVENRERDPGSRGPSRHVKAESGGGHRGSTSSNSGAQPLAPVNPNCSNENNIDIIGVDNGGQMVGAKGAGTGASRAQASHMRNQAANAVECPNQKSPLQAHMSSFCCKVCGEAFSHVGHLHVHVQVHTREKPYRCGVCGKCCSSSGRLQEHQRSHTGEKPFRCQICGKGFTQMAHLKVHMRIHTGEKPYSCPVCGKCFSRSDKIKRHLQTHSREGTYFSGQ
- the LOC133964108 gene encoding zinc finger protein with KRAB and SCAN domains 1-like isoform X1: MTKLQFLNVFLTERLMLAAQEIYKSVEDTILEYQEEIAIRERENDHLRRRLRDAGIEIWPDRPSMALLEEEDGEHPRREWSPSMGHEERIPIQIKDKRDLRANPGEEQLRGHGSCTTPENMFTPPRVGNEYPQEGPHTSNLPQSQGVENRERDPGSRGPSRHVKAESGGGHRGSTSSNSGAQPLAPVNPNCSNENNIDIIGVDNGGQMVGAKGAGTGASRAQASHMRNQAANAVECPNQKSPLQAHMSSFCCKVCGEAFSHVGHLHVHVQVHTREKPYRCGVCGKCCSSSGRLQEHQRSHTGEKPFRCQICGKGFTQMAHLKVHMRIHTGEKPYSCPVCGKCFSRSDKIKRHLQTHSREGTYFSGQ